ACCATCGCCGATCAGCCGGTGCAGGTCGGCGTCGACGTGCAGGAGGTCGAGTCCGGCAGCGAGACGCAGCCGGCCTGAGCCTCGCTCGAGGAAGGAGCCGCTATGGCGAACGAATCGCAGGGCGATCCGGAGCACTGGTGGCCGAAGTTGTCGATCGGTGCGAAGCACCGGTTGCTCGCCGATCTCGACGCGCTCATCGATGCGGAGACGGCTGCGGAGATCGAAGGACTCTGCGGCGTTCCGCCGGGCGATCGTCTCGACGCGGCCGCCCGGGCGTTCATCATCACGCAGATCGAGGCCGTCGACTGAGCGATGGCGCAGTGGCGGCGTTACTCCCCGTCGATCGGTTCGTTCTCCGTGGGCTCGGGTACGTTGACCAGCCCTCCGCTGCTGTTGGCCGAGAGCAGCAGTTGCTCGATCCAGAGCCGGTTCAGCGTGGGCTGGCGGTTGCCGCTGAAGACGAACTGCAGCGGCACCGACTCGTGGAGCCACATCGTGGTGCGGCCGCTGCCGTTCTCGACGCCGTGCTCCCACGTCATCGCGAAGCTCTCGGAGCGGCGGAGCTTGTTGAGGATCGCCACGCGCAGGTGGGCGAGGGTGCGATCGTCGATCTCGATCTCACGTGGTGACGCGTTGTAGATGAACTTGCCCATGCAGGAACTCTAGCCCGCCCTGAGGGCGCGCGTGACGACCGCTGCGCACCCTCACGCACCCGTCTCGTGATGGGGCGTCGCGACCGGCTTCGATTCAGGTGAACCGCGCTGTCTGAGATAGACCGATGCCCCGACGATCGCCGCGACGGCGAGGAACTCGCTCTGCCAGTTCTGCATCGACTCGAACCAGAACTGCGAGGTGCCGAGGTACTCGATGACGCCGACGGTCGGCAGCCCGTGCTGCGCCTGCTCTGCCGAGTACACCTCCGCACCGCCGACGGCGTGGAACCAGAACGAGAGGGCGAACAGCACGAAGAAGAAGATCG
The sequence above is a segment of the Agromyces hippuratus genome. Coding sequences within it:
- a CDS encoding DUF7882 family protein; its protein translation is MGKFIYNASPREIEIDDRTLAHLRVAILNKLRRSESFAMTWEHGVENGSGRTTMWLHESVPLQFVFSGNRQPTLNRLWIEQLLLSANSSGGLVNVPEPTENEPIDGE